A single genomic interval of Oncorhynchus mykiss isolate Arlee chromosome 13, USDA_OmykA_1.1, whole genome shotgun sequence harbors:
- the LOC110486127 gene encoding cyclic AMP-dependent transcription factor ATF-4 isoform X2 — translation MTMMSSQFGLDDMEALLWGPSSLMADPMGSLLHHDEITLIEGASPLSSSSPILLLSPPPSPPSLLLQEEKAEVDLLHFPWLSADELGHTHHIAADNGKDAFSGMDWMAKRVDLSEFDLDSLICSPSSPEDLITSFECPMELDSLPLPTLPTPTDLPTTTDPLFPPTVSQPQEDPQEVHSPPPWVPDAQEELEIKSEPQSPAPSLLPSPTFTLELGSEVDASASVSEKLLHLELPQSVPSIVLSLSPTRIVVLLAPKHEVGVTTVTIPEILSSDSDSSLSASGQLNWPSIATTRSRFQNRRKPYPTTPNSRPQHPDQPSRTTTSTGGPPKEKKLKKMVQNKTAATRYRQKKKTKQEALSAECDKLEQRNHKLAEKADSIANGIQYLKDLMEEVRQAKSKKGLGDL, via the exons ATGACCATGATGAGCTCACAGTTTGGCCTGGACGATATGGAGGCCCTACTCTGGGGGCCTTCCTCTCTCATGGCCGACCCCATGGGGTCGCTGCTCCACCATGATGAAATTACCTTGATAGAGGGGGCTTCACCCCTCTCGTCATCTTCTCCAATTCTCCttctatcccctcctccctctccgccTTCGCTGCTCCTCCAGGAAGAGAAGGCTGAGGTAGACTTGCTGCACTTCCCTTGGCTATCTGCTGATGAGCTAGGCCACACCCATCACATTGCTGCAGATAATGGGAAAG ATGCCTTTTCTGGCATGGACTGGATGGCTAAGAGGGTCGACCTGAGTGAGTTTGACCTGGACTCCCTTATATGTTCCCCCAGCTCCCCTGAAGACCTCATTACTTCCTTTGAGTGTCCCATGGAGCTGGACTCACTCCCCCTCCCAACTCTCCCTACTCCCACGGACCTTCCCACCACCACTGATCCACTCTTCCCCCCGACCGTCTCACAGCCCCAGGAAGACCCTCAGGAGGTCCATTCACCTCCCCCCTGGGTCCCTGATGCCCAGGAGGAGCTGGAGATCAAATCGGAGCCCCAGTCCCCAgccccctctcttcttccatctccCACCTTCACCTTAGAGTTGGGCAGTGAGGTGGATGCCTCGGCGAGTGTCAGCGAGAAACTGCTTCACCTGGAGTTACCCCAGTCGGTCCCCAGCATcgtgctgtctctctccccaacccGCATCGTTGTCCTCCTGGCCCCTAAACATGAGGTTGGCGTGACAACCGTCACCATCCCAGAGATCCTCTCCTCTGACAGTGACAGCAGCTTAAGCGCCTCCGGTCAGCTCAACTGGCCCTCCATCGCCACAACTCGGTCAAGGTTCCAAAATAGGAGAAAACCGTACCCAACAACCCCCAATTCTAGGCCACAACATCCAGACCAGCCATCTCGCACCACCACATCCACTGGAGGACCCCCGAAGGAGAAAAAGCTCAAGAAGATGGTGCAGAACAAGACGGCGGCCACGCGCTACCGCCAGAAGAAGAAGACTAAGCAGGAGGCCCTGAGCGCGGAGTGCGACAAGCTGGAGCAAAGGAACCACAAGCTGGCGGAGAAAGCAGACTCCATCGCCAATGGGATCCAGTATCTCAAAGACCTCATGGAGGAGGTGCGCCAAGCGAAGAGCAAGAAGGGACTCGGTGACCTCTAA
- the LOC110486127 gene encoding cyclic AMP-dependent transcription factor ATF-4 isoform X1: protein MTMMSSQFGLDDMEALLWGPSSLMADPMGSLLHHDEITLIEGASPLSSSSPILLLSPPPSPPSLLLQEEKAEVDLLHFPWLSADELGHTHHIAADNGKEDAFSGMDWMAKRVDLSEFDLDSLICSPSSPEDLITSFECPMELDSLPLPTLPTPTDLPTTTDPLFPPTVSQPQEDPQEVHSPPPWVPDAQEELEIKSEPQSPAPSLLPSPTFTLELGSEVDASASVSEKLLHLELPQSVPSIVLSLSPTRIVVLLAPKHEVGVTTVTIPEILSSDSDSSLSASGQLNWPSIATTRSRFQNRRKPYPTTPNSRPQHPDQPSRTTTSTGGPPKEKKLKKMVQNKTAATRYRQKKKTKQEALSAECDKLEQRNHKLAEKADSIANGIQYLKDLMEEVRQAKSKKGLGDL from the exons ATGACCATGATGAGCTCACAGTTTGGCCTGGACGATATGGAGGCCCTACTCTGGGGGCCTTCCTCTCTCATGGCCGACCCCATGGGGTCGCTGCTCCACCATGATGAAATTACCTTGATAGAGGGGGCTTCACCCCTCTCGTCATCTTCTCCAATTCTCCttctatcccctcctccctctccgccTTCGCTGCTCCTCCAGGAAGAGAAGGCTGAGGTAGACTTGCTGCACTTCCCTTGGCTATCTGCTGATGAGCTAGGCCACACCCATCACATTGCTGCAGATAATGGGAAAG AAGATGCCTTTTCTGGCATGGACTGGATGGCTAAGAGGGTCGACCTGAGTGAGTTTGACCTGGACTCCCTTATATGTTCCCCCAGCTCCCCTGAAGACCTCATTACTTCCTTTGAGTGTCCCATGGAGCTGGACTCACTCCCCCTCCCAACTCTCCCTACTCCCACGGACCTTCCCACCACCACTGATCCACTCTTCCCCCCGACCGTCTCACAGCCCCAGGAAGACCCTCAGGAGGTCCATTCACCTCCCCCCTGGGTCCCTGATGCCCAGGAGGAGCTGGAGATCAAATCGGAGCCCCAGTCCCCAgccccctctcttcttccatctccCACCTTCACCTTAGAGTTGGGCAGTGAGGTGGATGCCTCGGCGAGTGTCAGCGAGAAACTGCTTCACCTGGAGTTACCCCAGTCGGTCCCCAGCATcgtgctgtctctctccccaacccGCATCGTTGTCCTCCTGGCCCCTAAACATGAGGTTGGCGTGACAACCGTCACCATCCCAGAGATCCTCTCCTCTGACAGTGACAGCAGCTTAAGCGCCTCCGGTCAGCTCAACTGGCCCTCCATCGCCACAACTCGGTCAAGGTTCCAAAATAGGAGAAAACCGTACCCAACAACCCCCAATTCTAGGCCACAACATCCAGACCAGCCATCTCGCACCACCACATCCACTGGAGGACCCCCGAAGGAGAAAAAGCTCAAGAAGATGGTGCAGAACAAGACGGCGGCCACGCGCTACCGCCAGAAGAAGAAGACTAAGCAGGAGGCCCTGAGCGCGGAGTGCGACAAGCTGGAGCAAAGGAACCACAAGCTGGCGGAGAAAGCAGACTCCATCGCCAATGGGATCCAGTATCTCAAAGACCTCATGGAGGAGGTGCGCCAAGCGAAGAGCAAGAAGGGACTCGGTGACCTCTAA